A genomic window from Phycisphaerae bacterium includes:
- a CDS encoding zinc ribbon domain-containing protein, whose amino-acid sequence MPTYDYRCEACQHKFEEFQSITAPPIRRCPVCGKNKVRRLIGTGGGLIFKGSGFYATDYRSDSYKSGARSETSSSSSGKTDSGSGSKSSGDGGSSAKSSGASPSTSD is encoded by the coding sequence ATGCCAACGTACGACTATCGGTGTGAGGCCTGCCAGCACAAGTTCGAGGAGTTCCAGAGCATCACCGCTCCTCCGATCCGCCGGTGCCCGGTCTGCGGGAAGAACAAGGTTCGCCGGCTGATCGGGACCGGAGGCGGATTGATCTTCAAAGGCTCGGGCTTCTACGCCACCGACTATCGCAGCGACAGCTACAAGTCGGGCGCCAGGAGCGAAACGTCCAGTTCGAGTTCGGGCAAGACCGACAGCGGGTCGGGTTCGAAATCCTCGGGCGATGGCGGGTCGAGCGCCAAGTCGTCGGGTGCCTCGCCGTCCACCAGCGACTAA
- a CDS encoding nucleotide exchange factor GrpE: MADANEEKNQQSQSPDPEVDAQREDVPAERDPESLVRLCDELKQERDQFQDRYQRALADLQNYQRRSARERQDLVERTKVDTIEQFLFPVIDDLDRAIQAGAEHGYDEQDALYAGLTMVHRRMLELLRQYGIEPIEAVGQPFDPLYHEALMHQPTDEYPENTVVQVVNRGYIADGKTIRPARVVVAKRPADSETQPQ; the protein is encoded by the coding sequence ATGGCAGACGCGAATGAGGAAAAGAATCAGCAGAGCCAGTCGCCGGACCCGGAGGTCGACGCCCAGCGCGAAGACGTCCCGGCGGAGCGGGATCCTGAATCCCTCGTTCGGTTGTGCGACGAGCTGAAGCAGGAACGGGACCAGTTCCAGGACCGCTATCAGCGGGCCCTGGCTGACCTGCAGAACTACCAGCGCCGGTCGGCCAGGGAACGCCAGGACCTGGTCGAGCGGACCAAGGTGGACACCATCGAGCAGTTCCTGTTCCCGGTGATCGACGACCTGGATCGGGCGATCCAGGCGGGGGCGGAGCACGGATACGACGAGCAGGACGCCCTGTACGCGGGGCTGACGATGGTGCACCGCCGGATGCTCGAACTGCTTCGGCAGTACGGGATCGAGCCGATCGAGGCGGTGGGCCAACCGTTTGACCCGCTGTATCACGAGGCGCTAATGCACCAGCCGACCGATGAGTATCCCGAGAACACGGTGGTCCAGGTGGTCAACCGGGGCTATATCGCGGATGGCAAGACGATCCGTCCGGCCCGGGTGGTGGTCGCCAAACGCCCGGCGGATTCAGAGACGCAGCCGCAGTGA
- the groL gene encoding chaperonin GroEL (60 kDa chaperone family; promotes refolding of misfolded polypeptides especially under stressful conditions; forms two stacked rings of heptamers to form a barrel-shaped 14mer; ends can be capped by GroES; misfolded proteins enter the barrel where they are refolded when GroES binds) — protein sequence MAAKQLAFEVEARQALLAGVEKLARAVKSTLGPQGQTAVIDRGWGAPKVTKDGVTVAEEIELSNKFENMGAKLVKEAASKTSDVAGDGTTTATILAEALFREGFKMVTAGADAMSLRRGMEKAAKAIVDEIRKMAKPVKGDAEIEQVATIAANNDPTVGKQLAEAMRKVGREGVITVEEGKSLETYVDVVEGMQFDRGYLSPHFVTDEDTMTCTFEKPMILVYEDKISAITKLVPLLEKVAQSKKPLMIIAEDIEGEALATLVVNKLRGIINVCAVKAPGYGDRRKAMLQDIAILTDAKPIFKDLGIELDSVTLQDLGTAKKVVVDNENTTIVEGAGSTDAIKGRIAQIDREIEATTSDYDREKLQERKAKLAGGIAQINVGAATEVELKEAKARIEDALHATRAAIEEGILPGGGVALLRAAKALDSVKADGDEALAVEIVRKALVTPLKQIAENAGVDGGVVMRKVMNEKKVSFGYNALTEKFEDLLESGVIDPAKVTRTALQNAVSVATLLLTTDCAVAEKPKKESEGPSPEDMEEMGGMGGGMGMGGMGGMGMGGMGGMM from the coding sequence ATGGCAGCAAAGCAGTTAGCTTTCGAAGTGGAGGCCCGTCAAGCCCTGCTGGCCGGGGTGGAGAAGCTGGCTCGGGCGGTCAAGAGCACGCTGGGCCCACAGGGACAGACGGCGGTGATCGATCGTGGGTGGGGCGCTCCGAAGGTGACCAAGGACGGGGTGACGGTGGCCGAGGAGATCGAGCTGAGCAACAAGTTTGAGAATATGGGGGCCAAGCTGGTCAAGGAGGCGGCGAGCAAGACCAGCGACGTGGCGGGCGACGGCACGACCACGGCGACGATCCTGGCTGAGGCCCTGTTCCGCGAGGGCTTCAAGATGGTGACGGCCGGGGCGGACGCGATGAGCCTGCGACGGGGCATGGAGAAGGCGGCCAAGGCGATCGTCGATGAGATCCGCAAGATGGCCAAGCCGGTCAAGGGCGACGCCGAGATCGAGCAGGTGGCGACCATCGCAGCCAACAACGATCCGACGGTGGGCAAGCAGCTTGCCGAGGCGATGCGCAAGGTCGGACGCGAGGGCGTGATCACGGTCGAGGAAGGCAAGAGCCTCGAGACTTACGTGGACGTGGTCGAGGGCATGCAGTTCGACCGCGGCTACCTCTCGCCCCACTTCGTGACCGACGAGGACACGATGACCTGCACGTTCGAAAAGCCGATGATCTTGGTCTACGAAGACAAGATTTCGGCGATTACCAAGCTGGTGCCGCTGCTGGAGAAGGTGGCCCAGTCGAAAAAGCCGCTGATGATTATCGCCGAGGACATCGAGGGCGAGGCCCTGGCCACGCTGGTGGTCAATAAGCTGCGCGGCATCATCAACGTCTGCGCGGTCAAAGCGCCCGGCTACGGCGACCGCCGCAAGGCCATGCTGCAGGACATCGCGATCCTGACCGACGCCAAGCCGATCTTCAAGGATCTGGGCATCGAGCTGGACAGCGTGACCCTCCAGGATCTCGGCACGGCCAAGAAGGTCGTGGTTGACAACGAGAACACGACAATTGTCGAAGGGGCCGGCTCGACCGACGCGATCAAGGGACGGATCGCCCAGATCGACCGCGAGATCGAGGCGACCACCAGCGACTACGATCGCGAGAAGCTTCAGGAACGCAAGGCCAAGCTGGCCGGCGGGATCGCCCAGATCAACGTCGGCGCGGCCACCGAGGTCGAGTTGAAGGAGGCCAAGGCGCGGATCGAGGACGCGCTGCACGCGACCCGGGCGGCGATCGAGGAAGGCATTCTGCCGGGCGGCGGCGTGGCCCTGCTCCGTGCGGCCAAGGCGCTGGACTCGGTGAAGGCCGACGGCGACGAGGCTTTGGCGGTCGAGATCGTCCGCAAGGCCCTGGTGACGCCGCTCAAGCAGATCGCGGAGAACGCGGGCGTGGACGGCGGCGTGGTGATGCGGAAGGTCATGAACGAGAAGAAGGTCTCGTTCGGCTACAACGCCCTGACCGAGAAGTTCGAGGACTTGCTGGAAAGCGGCGTAATCGACCCGGCCAAGGTGACCCGGACGGCCCTGCAGAACGCGGTGTCGGTGGCGACGCTGCTGCTGACCACCGACTGCGCGGTGGCTGAGAAGCCCAAGAAGGAATCCGAAGGCCCGTCGCCCGAAGACATGGAAGAGATGGGCGGTATGGGCGGCGGCATGGGCATGGGCGGAATGGGCGGTATGGGTATGGGAGGCATGGGCGGCATGATGTAA
- a CDS encoding co-chaperone GroES has protein sequence MAKIRPLDDRILVKQSEAEEKTAGGIVLPDTAKEKPQQGTVVAAGPGKTLKDGARGPMEVKPGDKIYYGKYAGTDVEIDGQKYVILRESDVLGVVE, from the coding sequence ATGGCGAAGATCAGGCCTTTGGACGATCGCATTCTGGTGAAACAGTCGGAAGCGGAAGAGAAGACGGCGGGCGGGATCGTGCTGCCGGACACCGCGAAGGAAAAGCCGCAGCAGGGCACGGTGGTGGCGGCGGGCCCGGGCAAGACCCTCAAGGACGGCGCGCGCGGTCCGATGGAAGTCAAGCCGGGCGACAAGATCTACTACGGCAAGTATGCCGGCACCGACGTGGAGATCGACGGGCAGAAGTACGTGATCCTTCGCGAGTCGGACGTCCTGGGCGTCGTGGAATGA
- the dnaJ gene encoding molecular chaperone DnaJ, with translation MPVASKRDYYEVLGVSREASQEEIKKAWRQAALKYHPDRNKDADAEVKFKEAAEAYEVLSDAQKRRTYDAYGHEGLRGAGVNVHDFRSMDLRDIFDMFGLGDLFGMGGGGRRSGYGSDLQTEIHVNLGEVAAGIDKEIEFQREEFCPRCGGNGAEPGTEVKTCPTCGGYGRVEQATGFGFFVSRVVSECPRCHGRGKLVTANCKECRGTGRTLQSRKLTVSVPAGIQDGQVLRLRGEGEPGSSGHRGDLHCVVRVDPHPLFVRQGSELILDLPISFTQAALGDRVDIPTLFEPVTVEIDAGSQPDQLIRLRGHGLPSLRSKRKGDLIVRLVIEVPRHLTKRQEELLREFAGTEQRKNAMPKSESFWEKIKSYLGTK, from the coding sequence ATGCCGGTGGCATCGAAGCGAGACTATTACGAGGTCCTGGGCGTCTCGCGAGAGGCGAGCCAGGAGGAGATCAAGAAGGCCTGGCGTCAGGCGGCGCTGAAGTATCACCCGGACCGGAACAAGGACGCCGACGCCGAGGTCAAGTTCAAGGAGGCGGCCGAGGCCTACGAGGTGCTCTCGGACGCCCAGAAGCGGCGGACCTACGACGCCTACGGGCATGAGGGTCTGCGCGGAGCGGGGGTCAACGTCCACGACTTCCGGTCGATGGACCTGCGGGACATCTTCGACATGTTCGGGCTGGGCGACCTGTTCGGCATGGGCGGAGGCGGCCGGCGGTCGGGATACGGCAGCGACCTTCAGACCGAGATTCATGTGAACCTGGGCGAGGTGGCTGCGGGCATCGACAAGGAGATCGAGTTTCAGCGGGAGGAGTTCTGTCCGCGGTGCGGCGGCAATGGCGCCGAGCCGGGCACCGAGGTCAAGACCTGCCCGACCTGCGGCGGTTACGGCCGGGTCGAGCAGGCGACCGGGTTCGGGTTCTTCGTGAGCCGCGTGGTCAGCGAGTGCCCGCGCTGTCACGGCCGGGGCAAGCTGGTCACCGCCAACTGCAAGGAGTGCCGCGGGACGGGCAGGACCCTGCAGTCGCGCAAGTTGACGGTGTCGGTGCCGGCGGGCATTCAGGACGGCCAGGTGCTGCGTCTTCGGGGCGAGGGCGAGCCGGGCTCGTCGGGCCATCGGGGCGATCTGCACTGCGTGGTGCGGGTCGATCCTCACCCGCTGTTCGTCCGGCAGGGGAGCGAGTTGATCCTCGACCTGCCGATCAGCTTCACGCAGGCCGCCCTGGGCGACCGGGTGGATATCCCGACGCTCTTCGAGCCGGTGACGGTCGAGATCGACGCCGGTTCCCAACCGGACCAGTTGATCCGGCTCCGAGGCCACGGACTGCCCAGCCTGCGGAGCAAGCGCAAGGGCGACCTGATCGTTCGTCTGGTCATCGAGGTGCCGCGGCACCTGACCAAACGCCAGGAGGAGTTGCTTCGGGAATTCGCGGGCACCGAGCAGCGCAAGAACGCGATGCCGAAGTCCGAGAGTTTCTGGGAAAAGATCAAATCGTATCTGGGAACCAAGTAA
- a CDS encoding Gfo/Idh/MocA family oxidoreductase, with product MAEFRAIVVGAGGISEAWFPPLKAESVDVAAVVDLNKAAAERRIAQFGLAAQASDNLARTLRRTQADFLVDLTIPEAHCRVTCAALKAGLHVIGEKPMAATMAEARRMVQASRDAGKLYMVSQSRRWDFNNDTMAQTVAAGKLGPLTTINCDFFKAVHFGGFREAMPSPLILDMSIHHFDMARMISGKDPVSVYAEEFNPAGSWYKGDVAANCIFEMSDGVRFTYRGSWCAEGCHTSWHGHWRVIGQRGTMLFENDQLPYGQVLVGPTSVATELTDLEVTRSPVEHTSMHGALREMLRFLRTGERPQTECEDNIKSLAMVFAAMESSRKRRRVPVKVW from the coding sequence ATGGCGGAATTTCGGGCGATCGTGGTTGGGGCCGGCGGAATCTCAGAGGCGTGGTTTCCTCCGCTGAAGGCTGAAAGCGTCGACGTGGCGGCGGTGGTCGACCTGAACAAGGCAGCGGCCGAGAGGCGGATCGCCCAGTTCGGTCTGGCCGCCCAGGCCAGCGACAATCTGGCCCGGACGCTGCGGCGAACCCAGGCGGATTTCCTGGTCGATCTGACCATTCCCGAAGCCCATTGCCGGGTGACCTGCGCGGCCCTGAAGGCCGGACTGCACGTGATCGGCGAGAAACCGATGGCCGCGACGATGGCCGAGGCGAGGCGAATGGTCCAGGCCAGCCGCGACGCGGGCAAGCTGTACATGGTCAGCCAGTCGCGGCGGTGGGACTTCAACAACGACACGATGGCCCAGACCGTCGCCGCCGGCAAGCTGGGCCCGCTGACCACGATCAACTGCGATTTCTTCAAGGCGGTGCACTTCGGCGGTTTCCGCGAGGCCATGCCCAGCCCGCTGATCCTCGACATGTCGATCCACCACTTCGACATGGCGCGGATGATCAGCGGCAAGGATCCGGTGTCGGTCTACGCCGAGGAGTTCAACCCGGCCGGCTCGTGGTACAAGGGCGACGTGGCGGCCAACTGCATCTTCGAGATGAGCGACGGCGTGCGGTTCACGTACCGCGGGTCGTGGTGCGCCGAGGGGTGCCACACGAGCTGGCACGGCCACTGGCGGGTCATCGGGCAGCGCGGCACGATGCTCTTCGAGAACGACCAACTGCCGTACGGGCAGGTGCTGGTCGGCCCGACGAGCGTGGCCACGGAACTGACCGACCTGGAGGTGACGCGCTCACCGGTCGAGCACACCTCGATGCACGGGGCCCTGCGCGAGATGCTGCGCTTTCTGCGCACGGGCGAACGGCCGCAGACCGAGTGCGAGGATAACATCAAGAGCCTGGCCATGGTCTTCGCCGCGATGGAAAGCTCGCGCAAGCGCCGCCGCGTACCGGTCAAGGTGTGGTGA
- a CDS encoding PKD domain-containing protein, which produces MTAWTRRCVRLAGLSVLASFAIVLSGCPAPMGFNVSISGGGQLQVNQTVQLAANVTGAEGNVTYAWTANGPGVITDPTSATTGLTGTAPGTVTVTVQATDEATGNTVSDSIALQVTGAAPPEELQITATAEPDVVGIGETVDLTGDVTGGQQPFTFAWTQTGGPVVTIANSNQANPSVTLSEVGTYTFEAEVTDAVGAVAADAVSVNVQEEPPLQADFTFTPASPVVNQAVRFDANDTIATSRISTFAWNFGDGSEIVDTDQAVTDHTFRQQGRFNVQLTVTDEFGRTNSITREVAVSPAGIPPIARFTVVPPDGVVGQTVTFDATTSEDPDGQIVEYQWSFGDGAAVTSGAVPQTTHVYGRGGTFTATLTVTDSSGLVDDAEQLVVISQES; this is translated from the coding sequence ATGACCGCCTGGACCCGCCGTTGTGTCCGCCTTGCCGGCCTGTCCGTACTCGCGTCGTTTGCGATCGTCCTGTCCGGATGCCCGGCTCCGATGGGCTTTAACGTCTCGATCAGCGGAGGCGGTCAGCTTCAGGTCAACCAGACCGTCCAGTTGGCCGCCAACGTCACCGGGGCCGAAGGCAACGTCACCTACGCATGGACCGCCAACGGTCCCGGTGTGATTACCGACCCGACCTCCGCGACCACCGGCCTGACCGGCACCGCCCCAGGCACCGTCACCGTCACCGTCCAGGCCACCGACGAGGCGACCGGCAACACGGTCAGCGACTCGATCGCCCTGCAGGTCACCGGCGCCGCGCCGCCCGAAGAACTCCAGATCACCGCGACGGCTGAGCCCGACGTCGTGGGCATCGGAGAGACCGTCGATCTGACCGGTGACGTCACCGGAGGACAGCAGCCGTTCACCTTCGCCTGGACCCAGACCGGCGGACCCGTTGTCACCATCGCCAATAGCAATCAGGCCAACCCCAGCGTGACCCTCAGCGAAGTGGGCACCTACACCTTCGAAGCGGAGGTCACCGACGCCGTCGGAGCCGTCGCCGCTGATGCGGTCTCCGTCAACGTCCAGGAGGAGCCGCCCCTTCAAGCCGACTTCACCTTCACCCCGGCCAGTCCCGTCGTCAACCAGGCGGTCCGCTTCGACGCCAACGACACCATCGCCACCAGCCGGATTTCCACCTTCGCCTGGAACTTCGGCGATGGAAGCGAGATCGTCGACACCGACCAAGCCGTCACCGACCACACCTTCCGCCAGCAGGGCCGCTTCAACGTGCAACTCACCGTCACCGACGAGTTCGGCCGGACCAATTCCATCACCCGCGAAGTCGCCGTCTCCCCGGCTGGCATTCCGCCCATTGCCCGCTTCACCGTCGTGCCTCCCGACGGCGTCGTCGGCCAGACCGTCACCTTTGACGCCACCACCAGCGAAGATCCCGATGGCCAGATCGTCGAGTATCAGTGGAGCTTCGGCGACGGGGCCGCGGTCACCAGCGGCGCGGTTCCTCAAACCACGCACGTCTACGGCCGCGGAGGGACCTTTACCGCCACGCTGACCGTCACCGACAGTTCCGGCCTGGTGGATGACGCCGAACAACTCGTGGTCATCAGCCAGGAAAGCTGA
- the groL gene encoding chaperonin GroEL (60 kDa chaperone family; promotes refolding of misfolded polypeptides especially under stressful conditions; forms two stacked rings of heptamers to form a barrel-shaped 14mer; ends can be capped by GroES; misfolded proteins enter the barrel where they are refolded when GroES binds), translating into MAKQMKFSQEAHAAVAKGVSKLASAVKVTMGPTGRNVVLQKSFGSPRITKDGVTVSKEIELPDPFENMGAKMVNEAASKTSDVAGDGTTTATVLAEAIYLEGLKMVTAGANPMLIKRGIDKAVAAAVEAIQAQSTKVKGEAIKQVATISANNDAETGGLIAQAIDKVGTEGVITVEEGKSMETELTVVEGMQFDRGFISPYFMTNPNTLEAILEDAYILIHEKKISNVRELVPLLEKIVGVGKPLLLIAEDVESEALAALVVNKLRGVLNVCAVKAPGFGDRRKAMLGDIATLTGGQMISEDLGIKLENVELSQLGQARRVVVDKDNTTVIEGAGKKSEIKARAEQIRFQIEKTTSDYDREKLQERLAKLTGGVAVIKAGAATETEMKEKKDLIEDAVHATRAAVEEGIVPGGGVAFIRAVEAVRKLRDKVGGDEKFGCDIVIKALEAPARQIAENAGVDGSVVVEDIREKSAKTGYNALTGEYVDMVKAGIIDPAKVTRSALQNAASVASVLLTTNVTVTELKDNKKAVAGSVS; encoded by the coding sequence ATGGCAAAGCAGATGAAATTCAGTCAGGAAGCGCACGCCGCGGTCGCCAAGGGCGTTTCGAAGCTGGCGTCGGCGGTGAAGGTGACCATGGGGCCGACGGGCCGGAACGTGGTGCTTCAGAAGAGCTTCGGCTCGCCGCGGATCACCAAGGACGGCGTGACGGTCAGCAAAGAGATCGAGCTGCCGGACCCGTTCGAGAACATGGGGGCCAAGATGGTCAACGAGGCGGCGTCGAAGACGTCGGACGTCGCGGGCGACGGGACGACGACGGCGACGGTGCTGGCCGAGGCGATCTACCTTGAGGGCCTCAAGATGGTGACCGCCGGCGCGAACCCGATGCTGATCAAGCGCGGGATCGACAAGGCGGTGGCGGCCGCGGTCGAGGCGATCCAGGCCCAGTCGACGAAGGTCAAGGGCGAGGCGATCAAGCAGGTGGCGACGATCTCAGCCAACAACGACGCGGAGACCGGCGGCCTGATCGCCCAGGCGATCGACAAGGTCGGGACCGAAGGCGTGATCACCGTCGAGGAAGGCAAGTCGATGGAGACCGAGCTGACGGTGGTCGAGGGCATGCAGTTCGACCGCGGGTTCATCTCGCCGTACTTCATGACCAACCCGAACACGCTGGAGGCGATCCTCGAGGACGCGTACATCCTGATCCACGAGAAGAAGATATCCAACGTCCGCGAGCTGGTGCCGCTGCTGGAGAAGATCGTCGGGGTCGGCAAGCCGCTGCTGCTGATCGCTGAGGACGTCGAGAGCGAGGCGCTGGCGGCCCTGGTGGTCAACAAGCTTCGCGGCGTGCTGAACGTCTGCGCGGTCAAGGCGCCGGGATTCGGCGACCGCCGCAAGGCCATGCTGGGCGACATCGCGACGCTCACCGGCGGCCAGATGATCAGCGAAGACCTCGGGATCAAGCTGGAGAACGTCGAGCTCTCGCAGCTCGGCCAGGCCCGGCGGGTCGTGGTGGACAAGGACAACACGACGGTCATCGAGGGCGCGGGCAAGAAGTCGGAGATCAAGGCCCGGGCCGAACAGATCCGCTTCCAGATCGAGAAGACCACCAGCGACTACGACCGCGAGAAGCTCCAGGAGCGTCTGGCGAAGCTGACCGGCGGCGTGGCGGTGATCAAAGCCGGCGCGGCGACCGAGACCGAGATGAAGGAGAAGAAGGACCTGATCGAGGACGCCGTGCACGCGACTCGGGCCGCGGTCGAGGAAGGCATCGTGCCCGGCGGCGGCGTGGCGTTCATTCGGGCGGTCGAGGCGGTCCGCAAACTCCGCGACAAGGTCGGCGGTGACGAGAAGTTCGGCTGCGACATCGTCATCAAGGCCCTGGAGGCCCCGGCGCGTCAGATCGCGGAGAACGCGGGCGTCGACGGTTCGGTGGTCGTGGAGGACATCCGCGAGAAGTCGGCCAAGACCGGATACAACGCGTTGACCGGCGAGTACGTGGACATGGTCAAGGCGGGGATTATCGACCCGGCGAAGGTGACCCGGTCGGCCCTGCAGAACGCAGCGTCGGTGGCCTCCGTGCTGCTGACCACCAACGTGACGGTGACGGAGCTGAAGGACAACAAAAAGGCCGTTGCCGGAAGCGTGAGCTAA
- a CDS encoding PKD domain-containing protein: MAVGLGLHGCDPGIFPPAGLNVVITGLTKVEIGKTIELTATATGAEGTVTFQWTVEGSAELSDPNSAVTELTGTGEGLVTVNVTATDQTSGETDTDVATVQVVPPPPDELAVLASADPNQAVVGDTVTLTAQVVDATGTFEYLWTQTDGPDVTIDDADTDEASVTFDEPGEYTFNVAVETDGAEGEAEVDVLVVAVIEAAFTFSPDSPVPGQSVTFDAGQSNTAEGTLTTYTWDFDDGTLPASVSEPVTEHTFLVGGTYHVTLTVRNSDGDTDEISHDVEVQAVDVGPTARLTVTPSSPKLGQAATFNGSASEDPDGPIVNYHWDFGDGASISTGNVSSTTHIYGRTGEFTATLTVTDSSGLTDEAQQTFEVIR, encoded by the coding sequence ATGGCCGTCGGCCTGGGCCTGCACGGTTGCGATCCCGGCATCTTCCCCCCAGCCGGCCTGAACGTCGTCATCACCGGCCTGACCAAAGTCGAGATCGGCAAGACGATCGAACTGACCGCCACCGCCACCGGAGCCGAAGGGACCGTCACCTTCCAGTGGACCGTCGAGGGGTCGGCTGAGCTTTCCGATCCCAACTCCGCCGTCACGGAGTTGACGGGCACCGGTGAGGGTCTGGTCACCGTCAACGTCACCGCCACCGACCAGACTTCCGGCGAGACCGACACCGACGTCGCCACCGTCCAGGTCGTCCCGCCTCCACCGGATGAACTGGCCGTCCTGGCCTCCGCCGACCCCAACCAAGCCGTCGTCGGCGACACCGTCACCCTCACCGCGCAGGTCGTCGACGCCACGGGAACCTTCGAGTACCTCTGGACCCAGACCGACGGACCCGACGTGACCATCGACGACGCCGATACCGATGAGGCCTCCGTCACCTTTGACGAACCCGGCGAGTACACCTTCAACGTCGCCGTCGAAACCGATGGGGCCGAAGGGGAAGCCGAAGTCGACGTGCTCGTCGTGGCCGTCATCGAAGCCGCCTTCACGTTCTCGCCCGACAGCCCGGTGCCCGGCCAGAGCGTCACCTTCGACGCCGGACAGAGCAACACCGCCGAAGGAACCCTGACCACCTACACCTGGGACTTCGACGACGGCACCCTCCCGGCCAGCGTCTCGGAGCCCGTCACCGAACACACCTTCCTGGTGGGCGGCACGTACCACGTCACCCTCACCGTCCGCAACAGCGACGGCGATACCGACGAGATTTCGCACGACGTTGAGGTTCAAGCCGTTGACGTCGGCCCCACCGCCCGACTGACCGTCACCCCCTCATCGCCCAAGCTCGGCCAGGCCGCTACCTTCAACGGCAGCGCCAGCGAGGATCCCGACGGCCCGATCGTCAACTACCACTGGGACTTCGGTGACGGCGCCTCCATCAGCACCGGCAACGTTTCATCGACGACCCACATCTACGGGCGCACGGGCGAGTTCACCGCCACCCTCACCGTCACCGACAGTTCCGGCCTGACCGATGAGGCGCAGCAGACGTTCGAGGTCATTCGCTAG